Within the Chromobacterium paludis genome, the region CGCCCGGCCAGTTCTTTCGCGTCTTCCAGTTGCTGCTGGGAGCTGGCCACCACGGCGCCGATCTGGTCGGCGATGGCGTGGACTTTCTCGTTTTGCGACGCGCTGGCATCCGCGATGACGCGCACGTGCTCGATCAGCGTGCCGATGTCGAGCGCGGCGGTTTCAATGGAGGCGCCCGCGGCCTGGGAGACGCGGATGCCGTTTTGCACCTGCTCCGACATGGCGGCCATGGTCTTGCCTGATGTGGCAACCTGTTCCTGGATGGTGGCCAGCAGTTCCTCCACGTTCTGGGTGGCGGTTGTGGTCTGATCGGCCAGCTTGCGGACTTCGTCCGCGACGACGGCGAAGCCGCGGCCCTGCTCGCCGGCGCGGGCGGCTTCAATGGCGGCGTTCAGCGACAGCAGGCGGGTGCGGTCGGCGATGCTTTTGATCAATTCCACCACCTCGCCGATGGAGGCGGAGCTGGCCTTGAGCAGATTCATCTGCGCTTCCAGCGCCGCGGCGCTGTCGCCTATCGCCTGGATTTGGAGCCGGCTTTGCTGGTCGTTGTCATTGGCGTTGCGGGTCGCGTCGGCGACTTGCCGCGAAAAGGCGGAGGCCTCGCTGGCGCTCTGGGTAATCGAGTCCACGGTGTTCGCCAGGATGCGGCTGGCCTCGCTGATGCTTTCCGCGTTGCGCTGCTGCGTGTGGGAACGCTCCTCCATCAGGCGGGACAGTCTTGCCAGTTCCGGCGCCTGTTGCGACAGGCCGATGGCGGTGCCGGCGATCTTGATCAAGGCGGCGTGGAAGCGCTGGATCAAGGCTTTGATGCGTTGAGCGGCCCAGGCCAGGCTGCCGCTTTCATTCAGCGTCAGCGTGAGGTCGACGCCGTCGCGCGTGGCATCCGCGAGCGGCTTGAGGAATTGGGTGAGTTTGCGAACCGATACGAACATTGTGTTCTCCTGCTGGCCACTCTGCGATGGCCTGTGCGTGCGTCTGTGTTGAATGGATGGATTATGCCATTGTGTTTGATTGACTGTCTGCAACCGCAGGAATGACGTCAGGTCTTATCAATCAGAACATGCTGATATTTAAGGATGATACTAGAGGGGGCGGCGCAGGCGCAGGCGCTTTCGCTGGCTTTCTTGGCCTGGATCAAGCGGCGCGGTGAGGCAGTGGCAGACAGAACACCAGCAGGCGGCCGGCGGGCGCGGAGGCGCGGATGCCCAGGCTGTCCGGGTGGTCGAACAGGCCTTTTGCGGCGGCGTCCACGCGCTTGGGCGTGCCCATCTCTACCTGTCGGGCCAGGTGGGTCAGGTAGGGCAGGGTCTTGCCGACGACGATATTGGCGATTTCCGCGCCCACGCTGTCGGCGAGCGGGGCGATGTCTTCGGCGCTCCAGTCCGGTTCGAAGCGACGGACCATTTCCAGCAGTAGCGGGCGGCTCAAGGAGAGGCCCAGGCCGATGGCCAAGCCGCTGCCCAGCGGAATGAAGACGCTGAACGCTTCCAGATCGTCCGCGCGGATGCGCTGGCTGTCGCCGTCCAGGGCTAACGTCAGTCCAAGGTGATCGCGGCAGAACTGCGACGTGATGGCCGCAAGGGCGCTGAGCAGCTCGCGGTGCCGCTGGCTGGTCACGTCCGCAGCGGAGGGTGGCACGGCCTGATAGGGCAGCTTGAATGTCAGTTTCGTGCCCTGGCCCGGCTGGGCGGCAATGCTGAGGCTGCCGCCCAGCTTGAGCAGCTCCTGATGGGTGGCCGAGAGCCCAACCCCGCGTCCAGACACGTCGCTGGCATCGGCAAGGGTGGTGAGGCCGTCCTCCAGTATCAGACGCAAGGCGCCTGCATCGTCCAGCGTTTGCGCGGTTTCGTCCGTGATCAGTTTTTTGCGCAGGGCGGCGGCGCGGATCCGGGCCGGGTCGATGCCGGGGCCGTCGTCTTCTATGGCGATGGTCAGGGTCCCGCCGGCGGCGTCGACGCGGCAACGCAGGGTGGCCGCCTCCGGCTTGTCGGCCATCAGGCGCGCATCCGGATCTTCGATGCCATGGTCCACCGCGTTGCGGAACACGTGGACCAGGCTCTTGCAGAAGGACCCATAGCGCGCGGGGTCCACTGGCGGATCGTCGCCTTCGTAAACCAGCGGCGCCAGACGCTTGCCTTGTCGTTGCGCCAGCATGCGCGCGGCCCGGAAGTGCGGTTCGATCAGCCGGCGCAGCGGTTCATGGCGCAATTGCCGCGTCAGGTCGGCCAGCCGCGAATGCTCCAGGCCAAGGGTCTGGACTTCCCGTTCTAGCGCGTCCAGCGCGTCGGCGGAGACGGATGCCTGGCGTCCGGCGTTGAGGTAGCCCGCTCCAAGCTTTTCGCGCAACAGCGCCAGGTCGGCCTCCAGCGCGCCGCCCAGGTCGACGCTGCCCAGCGCCCGCTTGATGTCGTTGAGGTCTGGCCGCGCCTCCCGCAATGCTCCCAGTCTGGACTCCAGCGCATGCAGGACGTCGGGCAGCGTGGGCAACATGGCCTGGGCGAACAGGCCTTTAAAGGTATGGATGCGGCGAAACAGTTCTGCCAGCAGCGCATGGGGGTCCTGCTGGAAGCTCAGCAACTGTGGCAGCGTGTTGCGGCGAAAAAGATCGTAGTCGCGCAGCGCCTCCTGCAGTTCATCCCGGTTTTCCAGCGCGTTGACGATGAAGGCCTGCTGCGCCTGTTCCCGCGCCAGTCGGGCTTGCAGCTTTTTTTGCGCGCTGATGTCGGTGAGGATCAGCATCATCCGCTCTTCGCTCAGCGGGCGGTACTCGGCTTTGCAGCTGCGTTCGTCCAGCTGGTATTCCGCAGGCAGCAGATTCAGGAAAGCCTCGCGGCGCAGGGCATTGTCCGCGCTGCCTATGGCCAGGCGCAGGGTCTTGGCGACATGCTCGCGCAGGGCGCGGTCGTCAGGCGCCAACAGGTCCGGCAGCGCCAGGCCTTGAATGTCGCGGCCGAACAGGCGGACGCACTCGCGACTGTAGCCGGAGCCGACGCTGAGGTCCGCGCCGATGGACAGAAAGCCTTGGCCTGAATTGTCCAGCAGTCTCGCCACCTCCTCGCTCTTGCGCGACAAGTCCTGGGTGCGTTGCCGCACGCGCGACTCCAGGTCCGCCACCAGTCCGGCCAAGGACTGCCGCGTGGACTCCAGGCTCTGCGCCAGCAGGCCGATCTCGTCTTCCCCGGCGCAGACGATGGGGTCGGCCAGATTGCCCTGTTTCAATGCTTGCGCGGCCAGCGACAGCTCCAGAATCGGCTGGGTCAGCCGCCTGGCGTAAACGACGGCGCCCAGAGCGCCGGCCAGCAAGGCCAGCAGGCCAAAGGCGCCGGAGTACAGGATGAGTTGCGTGATGGGCGCGCGGATGTCGTGGCGGGAGGCGACGCCGATCAGCGCCAGGGGGCCTGGCGGCAGCGCGCGATAGCGAATCACCAATGAGTCGGATTGCGGCGGCAGCGCGTTCAGCCGCGGCAGGCTCGCGGCGAGGCGCAG harbors:
- a CDS encoding methyl-accepting chemotaxis protein, which codes for MFVSVRKLTQFLKPLADATRDGVDLTLTLNESGSLAWAAQRIKALIQRFHAALIKIAGTAIGLSQQAPELARLSRLMEERSHTQQRNAESISEASRILANTVDSITQSASEASAFSRQVADATRNANDNDQQSRLQIQAIGDSAAALEAQMNLLKASSASIGEVVELIKSIADRTRLLSLNAAIEAARAGEQGRGFAVVADEVRKLADQTTTATQNVEELLATIQEQVATSGKTMAAMSEQVQNGIRVSQAAGASIETAALDIGTLIEHVRVIADASASQNEKVHAIADQIGAVVASSQQQLEDAKELAGRASQVSEQCDLLLTEVGEFRFEGHRRMRQAVEEAIAQWKLQRLDPDELDRRLVELYQREPSFEMLCITDAGGRQISSDVAAGRIDTAGRQNHWHDRRWFLEPVRQQRLYVSDLYRSVDTNQYCFTIGTPLFDTQGKLLGVMSADVRFHHIISG
- a CDS encoding ATP-binding protein is translated as MSCLIVLAVVCALTLVIALAAAGMLRQAAEQELSQELEQSSALLSNFLAVRESNLKLWAANPLSEAMFSDPALAAVFSPSLRSYFADARSREPWIAHILLMRKQQVIYDDSGGFEAHPGAPAVAAWLQGLPNDALAVLDMKRLDPRLDQRALVLKRPLIKEGAALKGAFIILVLDLDQVQRALFERMRIGEHGFVAIAAALPQGRIAVPSRIAAAGESQAEFLRLAASLPRLNALPPQSDSLVIRYRALPPGPLALIGVASRHDIRAPITQLILYSGAFGLLALLAGALGAVVYARRLTQPILELSLAAQALKQGNLADPIVCAGEDEIGLLAQSLESTRQSLAGLVADLESRVRQRTQDLSRKSEEVARLLDNSGQGFLSIGADLSVGSGYSRECVRLFGRDIQGLALPDLLAPDDRALREHVAKTLRLAIGSADNALRREAFLNLLPAEYQLDERSCKAEYRPLSEERMMLILTDISAQKKLQARLAREQAQQAFIVNALENRDELQEALRDYDLFRRNTLPQLLSFQQDPHALLAELFRRIHTFKGLFAQAMLPTLPDVLHALESRLGALREARPDLNDIKRALGSVDLGGALEADLALLREKLGAGYLNAGRQASVSADALDALEREVQTLGLEHSRLADLTRQLRHEPLRRLIEPHFRAARMLAQRQGKRLAPLVYEGDDPPVDPARYGSFCKSLVHVFRNAVDHGIEDPDARLMADKPEAATLRCRVDAAGGTLTIAIEDDGPGIDPARIRAAALRKKLITDETAQTLDDAGALRLILEDGLTTLADASDVSGRGVGLSATHQELLKLGGSLSIAAQPGQGTKLTFKLPYQAVPPSAADVTSQRHRELLSALAAITSQFCRDHLGLTLALDGDSQRIRADDLEAFSVFIPLGSGLAIGLGLSLSRPLLLEMVRRFEPDWSAEDIAPLADSVGAEIANIVVGKTLPYLTHLARQVEMGTPKRVDAAAKGLFDHPDSLGIRASAPAGRLLVFCLPLPHRAA